A single window of Arcobacter venerupis DNA harbors:
- a CDS encoding TRAP transporter small permease: MKKFFEIIDIIVGTINQTMAVVGLSVGVLLAFINVILRYVFDMSLTWAAELTNYLFIWSALFGAAYGFKKGAHISVTLLIEKFPPQLTKFFLVFANFISIAYLGLMSYFGYMLIILLKDFGEDSVDLGIPMWIPHLVLPIAFALAAYRCAEKLVEIYNTDSNEIKLFSEHETVIHEVTATKGEN; encoded by the coding sequence ATGAAAAAATTTTTTGAAATTATCGATATAATTGTTGGTACTATCAACCAAACTATGGCAGTCGTTGGACTGTCAGTTGGTGTTTTACTTGCATTTATTAATGTAATATTAAGATATGTTTTTGATATGAGTTTAACATGGGCTGCTGAACTTACAAACTATCTTTTTATTTGGTCTGCACTTTTTGGTGCTGCATATGGATTTAAGAAAGGAGCACATATCTCTGTAACTTTACTTATTGAAAAGTTTCCTCCTCAACTTACAAAGTTTTTTTTAGTTTTTGCAAATTTTATTTCAATTGCATATCTTGGTTTAATGTCATATTTCGGGTATATGCTTATTATTTTATTAAAAGATTTTGGTGAAGATAGTGTTGATTTAGGGATTCCAATGTGGATTCCACATCTTGTTCTTCCTATTGCATTTGCTTTAGCTGCATATAGATGTGCTGAAAAATTAGTTGAAATTTATAATACTGATTCTAATGAAATTAAACTTTTTAGTGAACATGAAACTGTAATACATGAAGTTACAGCAACCAAAGGAGAAAACTAA
- a CDS encoding TRAP transporter large permease — protein MVIATLFILLFALMLLGVPVAVSLGATTLITSFFFTDMDLMGVPSKVFDGLNKYTLMAIPMFILAGSLLSRGSSASRIIEFAKSLVGHLPGGLPIAAILASIIFAAVSGSSPATVAAIGSVMYGAIKQAGYNEQFAIGTIATSGTLGILIPPSIVFIVFGVTADQSIGKLFMAGVIPGLMIGAMMMIATYFLAKRSGFKGGKSASFKERFIAFKNAFWALLIIVIVIGGIYGGIFTPTEAGAFSVMYAFFVSFFIYKDTKYKDLYKIILDSAQTSSMIFFIIANAMLFAHFLTDEQIPQHITQMIIEANVGPLMFLLIVNILLLLMGQFMEPSSVVMITVPLLLPIGMALGIDPIHLGVIMVVNMEIGMITPPVGLNLFVASGITGLSLKQVIVASLPMTAILLIGLMLVTYIPVISLWLPNFMYG, from the coding sequence ATGGTTATTGCAACTTTATTTATTTTACTTTTTGCTTTAATGCTTTTAGGTGTGCCTGTTGCTGTTTCATTAGGAGCTACAACATTAATCACATCATTCTTTTTTACAGATATGGATTTAATGGGAGTTCCATCAAAGGTTTTTGATGGCTTAAATAAGTATACACTTATGGCAATTCCTATGTTTATATTAGCTGGTTCTTTATTATCAAGAGGATCATCAGCTTCAAGGATAATTGAATTTGCAAAATCTTTAGTTGGACATCTTCCAGGTGGACTTCCGATTGCTGCTATTCTTGCATCTATAATTTTTGCTGCTGTTTCAGGAAGTTCTCCTGCTACTGTTGCTGCTATTGGTTCAGTTATGTATGGTGCAATAAAACAAGCTGGATATAATGAACAATTTGCTATTGGTACAATTGCAACTTCTGGAACATTAGGTATTCTAATTCCTCCTTCAATTGTATTTATCGTATTTGGAGTAACTGCTGATCAATCTATAGGAAAACTTTTCATGGCAGGGGTAATACCAGGTCTTATGATTGGTGCGATGATGATGATAGCTACTTATTTCTTAGCAAAAAGAAGTGGATTTAAAGGCGGGAAAAGTGCAAGTTTTAAAGAAAGATTTATAGCTTTCAAAAATGCTTTTTGGGCTTTATTAATTATTGTTATTGTAATTGGTGGAATATATGGAGGGATTTTTACTCCAACTGAAGCTGGTGCATTCAGTGTAATGTATGCATTTTTCGTTTCATTTTTCATATATAAAGATACAAAATATAAAGACTTATATAAAATCATCTTAGATTCAGCACAAACAAGCTCAATGATATTCTTTATCATTGCAAATGCTATGTTATTTGCCCATTTCTTAACTGATGAGCAAATTCCTCAACACATAACTCAAATGATTATTGAGGCAAATGTTGGACCTTTAATGTTCTTATTAATAGTAAATATTTTACTTTTATTAATGGGACAATTTATGGAACCAAGTTCAGTGGTAATGATTACTGTACCACTTTTACTTCCAATTGGTATGGCTTTAGGAATAGACCCAATTCACTTAGGTGTTATTATGGTTGTAAATATGGAAATAGGAATGATAACCCCACCGGTCGGACTCAACCTCTTTGTAGCCAGTGGTATTACGGGACTTAGCCTAAAACAAGTTATAGTTGCATCATTACCAATGACTGCTATATTATTAATTGGACTGATGTTAGTAACTTATATACCTGTTATTTCATTATGGCTTCCAAACTTCATGTATGGATAA
- a CDS encoding glycerophosphodiester phosphodiesterase family protein — protein MSLFKNKFIAHRGLHQKKEIPENSLLAFLKAKDKNYAIEFDLTITKDNQIIVFHDDDLFRLCNINKKVEALNYSFIKKLKLYDSKEEIPLFKDVLTLINGEIALVIEIKKHNKLGILESKLVELLERYNGIYFICSFEKDILFWFKNHKTSFKRGLIFGYSSKKFKRYKYLLFLYKYFKTKPDYVSIEDSLIGSSIYYFCKKNGLDILTWTIRNKKRFDEIDDKVDGIIFEGFLI, from the coding sequence ATGAGTTTGTTTAAAAATAAATTTATAGCTCATAGAGGTTTGCATCAAAAAAAAGAGATTCCTGAAAATTCCCTTTTGGCTTTTCTTAAAGCAAAAGATAAAAACTATGCAATAGAGTTTGATTTGACTATAACAAAAGATAATCAAATTATAGTTTTTCATGATGATGATTTATTTAGATTATGTAATATAAATAAAAAAGTAGAAGCGCTAAATTATAGTTTTATAAAGAAGCTAAAACTCTATGATTCAAAAGAAGAGATTCCTTTATTTAAAGATGTCTTAACATTGATAAATGGCGAAATAGCGCTTGTAATAGAGATTAAAAAACATAATAAGCTTGGAATATTAGAAAGTAAATTAGTTGAATTATTAGAAAGATATAATGGAATTTATTTTATATGCTCTTTTGAAAAAGATATTTTATTTTGGTTTAAAAACCATAAAACAAGTTTTAAAAGAGGTCTAATATTTGGTTACAGTTCTAAAAAATTTAAAAGATATAAATATCTACTTTTTTTATATAAATATTTTAAAACTAAACCTGATTATGTATCTATAGAAGACTCTTTGATTGGAAGTTCAATTTATTATTTTTGTAAAAAAAATGGCTTAGATATTCTTACTTGGACTATAAGAAATAAAAAAAGATTTGATGAAATAGATGATAAAGTTGATGGAATAATTTTTGAAGGTTTTTTAATTTAA